From the genome of Leptolyngbya iicbica LK, one region includes:
- a CDS encoding cofactor assembly of complex C subunit B encodes MASSDQTVWLRRLPIAVGSVGSLLLMINRGLTAALTDSQARSDVMGIILCAVLVLTGLLWQRVQPKSPDAVPLQGVEGFELDASLPETLQTELAWASHLLLTNTVTRAIVAYYDGRVLMRRGVLGPTDEVTVGAILTRVLEKGKAVYLVDMKLYPGRVEFNYLPENTQGLICQPMGKKGALILGANAPRSYTQQDEIWIEGIADKLGETFDRTLNPDPVP; translated from the coding sequence ATGGCATCTTCGGATCAAACTGTATGGCTGCGTCGGCTGCCGATCGCCGTGGGCAGCGTGGGCAGCTTACTCTTGATGATCAACCGCGGGTTGACTGCTGCATTGACTGACTCGCAAGCGCGGTCAGACGTGATGGGAATTATTTTGTGTGCGGTGTTGGTGCTCACTGGGCTGCTGTGGCAGCGAGTACAGCCTAAATCGCCCGATGCCGTACCTCTTCAAGGTGTCGAAGGCTTTGAACTGGATGCCAGTCTACCCGAAACCCTGCAAACGGAACTGGCATGGGCCTCGCATTTGTTGTTAACCAACACCGTCACCAGGGCGATCGTGGCTTACTACGACGGTCGTGTGCTCATGCGTCGGGGCGTTTTGGGACCGACCGATGAAGTGACTGTTGGAGCTATTCTCACGCGAGTTTTAGAAAAGGGAAAGGCGGTCTATTTAGTGGATATGAAGCTGTACCCAGGTCGAGTGGAATTCAATTATTTGCCGGAGAATACGCAAGGACTCATCTGTCAACCGATGGGCAAAAAAGGTGCGCTAATTTTGGGAGCAAATGCCCCCCGCAGCTACACCCAGCAAGACGAAATTTGGATTGAAGGCATTGCCGATAAGCT
- a CDS encoding helix-turn-helix domain-containing protein, protein MPKKYIVRLSKCEQEELQSVIKKLKGSSQKVRRAQILLKADASGPNWTDERIAEAFCCRTKTVENIRKRLVEQGFEVAVNGLKRQSAPTPKLLDGEQEAQVIAMRLGKPPKGYGNWSLRLLARQVVELDIVESVSHETIRQTLKKMG, encoded by the coding sequence ATGCCCAAGAAATATATTGTCCGCCTGAGCAAATGCGAACAAGAGGAACTACAAAGCGTCATAAAAAAGCTCAAAGGCAGTAGCCAGAAAGTTCGCCGGGCTCAAATTTTGCTGAAAGCGGATGCCTCAGGACCAAACTGGACTGATGAACGCATTGCCGAAGCTTTTTGCTGTCGGACAAAAACCGTTGAGAACATCCGTAAACGTTTAGTAGAGCAGGGGTTCGAAGTCGCCGTAAACGGCCTGAAACGGCAGAGTGCGCCAACGCCAAAGTTACTTGATGGGGAGCAAGAAGCGCAGGTGATTGCGATGCGTCTAGGCAAACCACCCAAGGGGTATGGTAACTGGTCACTGCGGCTGCTGGCCCGCCAAGTGGTTGAGTTAGATATTGTTGAATCAGTGAGCCACGAAACCATCCGCCAGACGCTGAAAAAAATGGGATGA